TGGTATGGTTGTCGAATGCCTTGATAAATAGAACAACACCTGAGGTGACAGAAGCAAGAATGGTGAACACTCCTTGTCTGGAGCGCCAAAACTCAGCCCATGTCAATGGCTTTGAGACCTCAACATAAACTTTCTGAAAATGCTGACTCAAGTCATCAAACGAACCAGTGTTATCTATAACTATATCTGCTTTACCCCTTTTCACATCCAATGGCATTTGAGCATTGATCCTATTCCGAGCATCCTCCTCCTCCGCTGACTTGTCTCTGGCCAAGAGCCGTTGAATCTGCGTCTCGGGATCAACCCAAACAACAATAACGGGCTTCGTGAACTTGTCCATCTTGGCTTCAAATAACAAAGGCACATCAAGAACAATGACCTTGTAACCCTTCGCCCATAGCTTCAAAACCTCCCAAAATATCCCACGCGCAATGTAAGGAGCCAATAATCTAAAACATTGCAATGACCCtaaattcaaaacaataattcaaaaatacacTCAAATGGAACCAAACAAGACGAAAATTGAAAATACAGGTTCAAAAATTGACGCTTATCCGGGTCGGAGAAAACAATTTGGCCAAGCCTGGGTCTATTCACTTCTCCATTTTCGAGAAGAATTTCGTCCCCGAAAGCCGCAACCACTTTCTTCCATCCACCACTCCCTTTCCTTAACACCTCCTGCAAATTCCAATAAACAATCACAGATCATTGTATTCTTTTTCCAAAATCAAAAACAGAGAAGAGGAACTTACACGAGCAACGACATCAGCATCTACAACGGGAACACCATGCGACTTGAACAGATTCGAAACGGTGCTCTTCCCAGACGCTATTCCACCAGTGAGCCCAACGATCCTCATTCCCTCGATCAATCTCAACTCCGAAAATCAACACAATACAAATTACTTTAAGTTTTAAACATTActatataataaatatcattttgttCAACAATGAAGCAAACAAGCGCATCTGGTGTAGTGGTATCATAGTACCCTCCCACGGTACTGACCGGGGTTCGATTCCCCGGATGcgcaattcttttatttaaacattttgcTTAATTATAAGAATTAAGCATAAAAATTTATAGAACCTTCTTTTCCTGGTAATTTTAAGTATGAATTAGGGccaaaaaaaatcttttattaaagAAGTTCAAAGACTAAATGGATGTCATCTTTATCTCTATTCACACTAGAATCCTTGTGTGTAGTTGCGTATATAAGTTTTAGATGCTAAATGTGTCATGCTTTTAAACCTGCAGAACTCATACTTCTATCCAATATCAATAGTCATGCTAACATGTGTCCAAGCCTTCTCTTCCCAAATCAGATGTTCAGCAGCTAACTTGTTCGACTAATGAAATGCAGTATTTCATGTCACGGATCAGCAGGGAAGAAAGATAACGGACAGCAAAACCATCGACTTCATTGAAAAGGTAAATATCAACCCTTAAATTATTGGTGAAAATTGAAGTAGCACAACACTCTCGAACATAtacaaataaactaaataagGGAGAAAGTTTTGAAGAGTAACTTTGTCTCGAAAAACAGCCATGATTGAGAAAGTTCATTTTTTTCGTTCCTTAAAAAACCTTGACTGTAGTATAAATCAGATACGTCATATAGATATTACTCATAAATGTTGAAGAAAGTAAGAAACCAGTGATCAGATTCCCATACTGAAAACTACCAATCGGTTCACTCTATCATTTCTGTATCAGTAGAGACTGGACGTCAAACAGGCCGGACGTCCACGTAATCACATTGGACCCAAGAAACCACCTTTCTGCTTACTATCAGGAAGGGTTGGGCACGGTAGGCCAGACGCCCGTACGTCCATGATCACGCAACCTTACCGCTTGCCACCCGTGGGAAAAGCAACTCACATGAAGCCGGCCGGTCGTACCGCTAACCAGCCGGGTTACTGTATGGGTCGGCCGGTCATAAGGCCAAGCCTCGCGAGATCGGCCGGTCACATCGTTAATTAACTAAGTTTAAGTTAAGTAGTggttaaaagctattgggctgaatttAGGTCGTGATTAaattttcactaatcccaaacccatagcgaaaactataaatccagatccaaggtgagtggtagataggttgtatttactgcacatttattactgttcgatagaaaagccattgctctcaaactgactttggcatcggagaaccTTTCGCAGGTCTCCCACCCGCGCACAGAGAAGGAAATCGGAAGCGAAAACGGAGAACCAAACATACGGAATACAAAcagaggaggacgtggagacATTGGACGACACAGCCCCTCACATCCGAAACAATTTCCATAACTGCATAAAGTATGACACATGCAGAACTCATGCAGGAACATGATTACTACATATTTTACCAATTGTGCTACATAACTATGAGTGCAGTCCTGGTTATTGTGTATTAGTATGATCAATCTTCCAATAAGATGACCTCAATAAGGACAATTACTATGACAACACATGTTACTATGACAATTGTAGTCTCAGTTTCACAGTACATAAACTTGGTACTGTACCTCCCAACTTGTATACAGGGCATTTACATTCACGCTTTTGTCAGACAAAGTTGGAAAAAGACACAAGCACAAGGGTTAGTTTTAATAAGCCTTATTAAGATCGCAGGAGGTCTAAAATCTGActctatatattttaaaactggTTGAGATAAAGATAAGGGGAGTAAGATCTGGGAtgataaaactaattaaaagaaACACTTTGGTTGATCTTGATGATCCTAATTCCTAACGTAGCCTAGAATTAAGTATTGATGATCAAAATGCAAGATGTACCTAAAATAAAAGTCTCTACCCTCAATGAGGTCATTTTCATATTTGGTGTAGAAAAGTATATTTCCTTTCTCCATCCTTTActtgatgttatttttatattttataatttaacaaaggtaattaaatattttggatGGAAAAACAAAGGTATTAGAAAAATAGACTTGGCAAGGACTCTGCAGAAATTTCATCCATAAACACTGCAGACTACACCCACTATATAGTTAAGCCTCAAAAGTTTGGTGAAGAGATTAAAGTCTCTGGGAAAATCACCTATATATATGGATATCTGATATCACCATCTCTCAGTAGTAGTAACCATCATAAAGGGTTAGAAAAATATTAGCAGAATTTTTCACAGGATGACATGATTTTAATAGTGAACCTGGCCATACTAATTCAAACTATATAAGCACGAACGTCATAATTTCTCAATCCTAATACATAAGCAGCATTCACCCATTCTTCATCACCGAATCATGATTTGTTCCTAAtcacaatcaattcaaatatattgCCATGCCACTCCACGTTTCAACAAAAGTTAGATAGAGCAAACATTCGTATCttaatattaacatatatacATTATACCTTTTTAATTTCCATAATTTattccttttaattatttaacactcaaagttaatttcttacaACCCCAACGTTtacctattattttttttcctaatcaAACAACACAGAGTCCACTCATTTGCTTCCCTATTGAATATCATCACAATAAAATTTCCAGAACCCAATTTCGTAAATAAAGCATTCACAACTATGTTCTCGGCATCAAATTCCCAATCAAAACGAAATAATTACAAACTCAATTTCAATTCaagaagtttaaaatatttaagcatTATATTCTACAAACtcaacataaatattatatattcaacTATTACGAAGTTCACGAAACAAGAATCAAAGATAAATTCATCGAACAGACACATTTCCGTTTAGCTTTTCATACCTAAAATTGCTCCTTTCTTCACACAATTTGTCCCCTTTTATAAGTTCCACCAAACTCAACGCTCGTAGCCTCTGAATTAAATCTCTTCCCTCGAACTTTCTCTCCTATAACTCACCGTAAACCCTAGTCTCAAAATTCCTAAATCTGTTTCTCTCCTGAGCATTAGTGTTCTCTCACACGCTGCTCTTCTCCCTTACTCCCTATGATTTCAAATTTgcgaaaaaaagaaaaataaagaacgAGAATGGAGAAAAGGGGAAGTAgcagaaagagaagagaggagaAATGACAAGAGAAAAcgagaagaagagaaatgagCCTTCCCATTTGGTGTAGTGGTATCATAGTACCCTCCCCACAGTACTGGCCGGTGTTCAATTCCCCGGATGtgcacttttttttatttaaacattttgcGTAATTATAAGAATTAAGCATAAAAATTTATAGAACCTTCTTTCCCTGGTAATTTTAACCATGAATTGGGTTGTGAGAGTGAGATGAACGACAGGGTGAGGAGtgtgatttttcttcttcagaaCTTTTGTGACAGTCAGAAGCAAGTTCGGCAGATAAATGCTCAACTCATCCGCCGTAACCTCTATCCAAACACCACAATCGCAGAGCACTTCATCGGCGCGTGCTATTCACACGGCCTTATAAACTCCGCTCTTCTTCTCTTCACCACCCTCCTCCCTTCTCCCCATGTTTACATCTTCAACACCCTCATCAGAGTCTTCTCCCAATCCCAAACCCCACACACCCCTCTCTTAATCTACGCCCACATGCGCCGCAACAACGTTCTCCCCAACAACTTCACTTTCCCACCTCTCTTCAAGGCCCTCTCCGACGCCCGCCACGTCACCCAAGCCCGCTGCGTCCACACCCACGTCCTCAAACTCGGCCACCACCAAGACCTCTTCGTTGCCAATGCCCTCCTCGACGTCTACGCCACGAGCCGCCAAGTGGGGTTCTGCCGCAGCCTGTTCGATGAAATGCTTCAGAGAGACGTCGTTTCCTGGAGCGTGTTGATCGCCGGGTTCAACAACGTTGGGAACTATGATGATGCCTTGGTTGTGTTTGAACAAATGCAGTATGCCGGTTTTGTGCCTAATAGGGTCACCATGATCAACGCCTTGCATGCTTGCGCTCACTCTGGTAATGTTGAAATGGGGGCGTGGATACATGGGGCTGTAAAAAGGGGGGATTGGGAATTGGATGTCATACTGGGGACGGCTTTGGTTGACATGTATGGGAAATGTGGGAGAGTTGAGGATGGGTTGAGTGTGTTCTGGAGtatgaaggaaaaaaatgtgtttacttGGAATGCTGTTGTAAAAGGGTTAGCTTTGGCTAAGAGTGGACAAGAGGCGATTCGGTGGTTTAACAGAATGAAGAAGGAGGGTGTTAGAGCGGATGAAGTGACTTTGTTGGCGGTTTTATCTGCGTGCAGTCACTCGGGTTTGGTGGACAAGGGTAGGGAGATTTTTGGTTTGTTGGTTGATGGGAGGTATGGGTTTTGCGCTAATGTTAAACACTATGCTTGTATGGTTGACGTGTTGGCGCGTTCTGGGCGTTTGCATGAAGCTGTTGAGTTCATGGGACGCATGCCTTTTGGACCCACCAAAGCTATGTGGGGATCGCTGTTATTTGGTTCTAAAGTTCAGGGTGACTTGGAGTTGGGCCTGCTGGCTGCTGAAAAGCTCATTGAATTGGATCAGGAGAACTCTACCTATTACGTTCATCTCTCGAATATGTATGCTGCAATGGGCAGATGGGGGGATGTTGAGAAAGTGAGAGGGGTGATGAAGGACAGACAACTGACTAAGGACTTGGGATGTAGTTCTCTGGAGGTAGAACACCAAAGACATGTAAACGAATTTTTGGCGTAGTAACTAAGTATTGTCGTGTTGAACATAAGGTATATTCCTGTCTGGTGTCAAGGACAAACCCCTTGAGATACTTCTATACAAACAAACCAGGAAATCAAACTTCTTGCCACATGCTTTTAAGAGCGAGGTTTTTAGTAGCTATGTTGGtctattatcatttttatccaaCTTAAGATGGAATACTTGTCATTTCTGAACATACAGAATTCCAAGTCAGTTATTACTTCTGTTTTGGCCCACCGTGCTTCAACATGTATTTCTTGTTTGTCAGTGATTAAGGATGCTGGTACTGTAATTTTGGCTACATTACTGGTCTGTGATGTTCAAGGATGGTAGAAAATGACCAACCATGTTTCTGTCGAAAGCATATACTTCATAGGGGAAGTAAGCACATATGGTCAGCATTCTTGTTTAGGGCCTACTGCTGTTGAGCTGAAAATTGCCAGCCATTTATGGTCGATGAGCCAGAATAAGTTTACAAAACCCCATCACTATAACTAACATTATACAGGGCATAGATTTTTGAGCAATTCATCAAGTCATTCATTCTTATTCCTTTCATTTCTGAGTAGTTTCTTGGGaatttggatatatatatatataattcacataaaaatgactaaaataaacaataatatatatatatatatatacacgtgcATAATCCCGTATTATgttaatttatcattaattaaatttgtttttggaATAGTCTTCATCAATATTCAGTTATGTTTAACAACTTTTGTCACTTAAAATTTAGTTTCCATCactattttagttatatatatatatatctcttaTAAAATTTCTAACATATTTGTACTTATGAAATtgtaaatattgtttattttgaaaattagacttatgaaaattattatttctattcatttaataaaattaaattaaaattattaatatccttcctaatgtattttaaagaaaaagttataaaaacaaataatttcttaaaagaatCTTCGAACTGAATGTTATACAGaacagtaaaaaaatattaatctgCATTT
This sequence is a window from Vigna angularis cultivar LongXiaoDou No.4 chromosome 2, ASM1680809v1, whole genome shotgun sequence. Protein-coding genes within it:
- the LOC108328281 gene encoding dephospho-CoA kinase isoform X1, with product MRIVGLTGGIASGKSTVSNLFKSHGVPVVDADVVAREVLRKGSGGWKKVVAAFGDEILLENGEVNRPRLGQIVFSDPDKRSLQCFRLLAPYIARGIFWEVLKLWAKGYKVIVLDVPLLFEAKMDKFTKPVIVVWVDPETQIQRLLARDKSAEEEDARNRINAQMPLDVKRGKADIVIDNTGSFDDLSQHFQKVYVEVSKPLTWAEFWRSRQGVFTILASVTSGVVLFIKAFDNHTNTL
- the LOC108328281 gene encoding dephospho-CoA kinase isoform X2, producing the protein MRIVGLTGGIASGKSTVSNLFKSHGVPVVDADVVAREVLRKGSGGWKKVVAAFGDEILLENGEVNRPRLGQIVFSDPDKRQFLNLLLAPYIARGIFWEVLKLWAKGYKVIVLDVPLLFEAKMDKFTKPVIVVWVDPETQIQRLLARDKSAEEEDARNRINAQMPLDVKRGKADIVIDNTGSFDDLSQHFQKVYVEVSKPLTWAEFWRSRQGVFTILASVTSGVVLFIKAFDNHTNTL
- the LOC108318858 gene encoding pentatricopeptide repeat-containing protein At5g43790 produces the protein MNDRVRSVIFLLQNFCDSQKQVRQINAQLIRRNLYPNTTIAEHFIGACYSHGLINSALLLFTTLLPSPHVYIFNTLIRVFSQSQTPHTPLLIYAHMRRNNVLPNNFTFPPLFKALSDARHVTQARCVHTHVLKLGHHQDLFVANALLDVYATSRQVGFCRSLFDEMLQRDVVSWSVLIAGFNNVGNYDDALVVFEQMQYAGFVPNRVTMINALHACAHSGNVEMGAWIHGAVKRGDWELDVILGTALVDMYGKCGRVEDGLSVFWSMKEKNVFTWNAVVKGLALAKSGQEAIRWFNRMKKEGVRADEVTLLAVLSACSHSGLVDKGREIFGLLVDGRYGFCANVKHYACMVDVLARSGRLHEAVEFMGRMPFGPTKAMWGSLLFGSKVQGDLELGLLAAEKLIELDQENSTYYVHLSNMYAAMGRWGDVEKVRGVMKDRQLTKDLGCSSLEVEHQRHVNEFLA